The DNA window GTACCAACAAGTTAGCTGGCCTGGGTACCAAGGCAGTGGAGCTTCTTTGGGCGCAGCAGGGGAGGCAGGGAAAGCAGTGCCGGCGCGGGAGAGGAGGCGAAAGAAAACCGGCACACAAAGGGGGTGCGAGGCTTGGCTTggagcatggcatggggAGGCAGCCTACTTGCCTACGTACTAACTAGGTAGTAGCTAAATGTGTACCGACGCAGCGACATGGGTAAGTCTAGTAGAGGGATGGGAGGGAGCTACGGTACTAGCGGCGCCATgggggtgtgtgtgtatgttGAGATGATCAAGGACCGCTTGTGGGATGATCGGGATATAAAGGACTTGGGCGATTCCCCCTTGCCCCAGATCTAGGTTGTCTTTTCTTGGTCCCGCCGTCCCGTGCTGTCTCAGTCTCTCCTATTCATATACCATAATACCATTCAGACAGACATTGACCTCTCTACGACTCCTTGAGCGACCCCTTTTGAAAAGCTTCacaccactaccaccaccaccaccgccgccgccatgaagTTCACCAAcgttgccgtcgtggccctcgctgccgccgtccaggtATGTTGTCACGAGACCCTAGCGAGCTCTCTCCTTCTGGATCCCGTTCAATTGGCATCGCGTGCTCCATCACTCGTGCGCAATCATCGTCATTTTCATTCTTACCAGCATCATTATCATCGTCCCATGCTAACATGCTGGTTTCCAGGCCGCCCCCGAGCCCATGCCCACGCCCAAGCCCGACATCTTCAACGACGCCTCCACCTTTGTCAACGGCCTCGTCTCCGACGCCTCCACCTTCGTCAACGGCATCGGCTCCTCCGCCGGCAACATCATCTCCGACGGCAAGTCCATCGCCAGCGACGTCGCCTCCAAGGGCCAGAGcttcctctcctcccacgccgccgaggcctcGTCCGACATCCAGCGCCTCACcagcgaggccggcgcccgcgtctCCAGCTTCCACAACTTCCTctccaccgccaccgacgccgccgcccgcagcagcgccagcgccgagctGAGCCGCATCTCCcagaccgtcgccgccgccaccagcagcatcggcgccgccgcctcctccgctACCCGCAgtggaggcgccgctgccaccagctccagcaccgccgccggcgccctcggccccgCCCCgaccgctgccgtcgccatgggtGCGCTCATGGGCGGTGCCGCCTTCTTTGCCAACTTGTAAGGTGCCAGGCGTATCTCTCAAAGGAAGGTGCTGCGCATAGGTACCATGACGGGGTCGGCATGTGGCCCGGCGGAGGATGTAATACCCCTTGAAAGAGAAATACGGCAACCGAGGACCGCGTCCAGTTTCAGTGGCGTTGCAGACAGTACGCAACCACCAAGTCTCTCACGAGACGGCCATTGCCAGAATAGATTCCACAGTTTCATCTCGCGTTAAGTTACAATGCGCTACCAATCACGTACATAGTTGCAAAAATACCACATCATCTGATAATGCCGACCGTGTAAGCTCTGTTCGTAATCTAAAACCTGAAAACTAGTTAAGGGTATCTTAAACTCCATGTCATGCTGTCAAACCCATCTCGCAAtgcttcccttcccttcaCTTCTTGTTCGCTCGCATCTCGCCCCATAGCCGGTCGATGATTTGAAATATCGCCGTCACATCCTTCATCACCTCGCTGTCCACGCGCCCTCCCAGCCGCTGCTGTATCTTGTCCGGGTGCCATCTCACGCGCTCATCTCTAAGCTTGGCAGCGAAAGCACTCTCACCAACTTCCCGTAGGTTGAGCCCATGCACAAGAAAGGTCCgcacgttgtcgtcgtcgatcgaCTTGCGCTCACCGTCCCTGACTGGCCACGGCACTTCCTTAGCATCGCCATCCCACGTCGCCCAAGCCGCTGTATACCGATCCCACAGCCCGGCCCACGTCTTTCGCTCCCTGCGCTCCCGaccgcggcggaggctgCGCTCCATTTCCCCGTGCagctcgcgctgccgcttGTCCTCCCTGTCATGCGTCCTgcgccgctcccgctccacCTGCTCCCGTTGTCGCCTGCGCTCTtcccgccgcgcctgctcTTCCAGTATGCCGGCGTGGGTCTTTTCAAACATCTTTTGTCGCACGTGAGCGGCGTACTCCTCTTCAGTCATACGCTCGAGCTCGCCTTGCGGGCCGACCCTTTCGTTCGAGTATATGTGAAGCGGCTGGCCGTAGACGCTCTCCCAGTACAgagccgcctcgtcgtcagccaTGGCATCGAACAGAGACTCCCGAAATGCCGCCTCGGGGTCCAGGGGCGGCGCTTCGTGAATATttgggggcgtcggcgatcTGCGTCGCcggtggtgccgtcgccggtgTCGGTGCCGGTCGCCTGTCGTATGATCGCCGCTCTCTCCGTCATGTAGTCGTGGGGGGTCACTGCGCGACCGTGATCGACGGCGATGTCTGTGTTTCTTAAGCTTCAAACGCGTCTTCCTCGGCCGCAACGGATCCCCATCAGCATCCTTGGGCACTGGGTCCGAGGGCGGGGAGCGCTTTGTACGCGGGGAGACACCGTGCTCATGTGTCCCCTCATTCGCATCTTCCTTGTTGCGTCTTGCGGATTCCTCTATCGGCCGGTCTTGGTTGAAAGACGACAGGATGTGGCGCCTCTTGGCGAATGGAGGGTCGCCGTCCATGGTCAAGACGTCATGTCATGCTCGATTGAGGACGGACCGCGTTCCAGTGCGCCACGCCTTGAAATGGGAGGCTTGTGTGCTCGCAGGCTGATTGGAGTCTCCTGATGTGATGGCCACAGCAAACGAATAGCGCAGGTGCCGACCTGGACTCGTCAGATCTGGGTGTAGGTGAGGAGTGTGTCGAGCATCTAAGTTAGTATGTAGGAGGGGAGTTGAGGCGCAAGGTTTGCGTGATGGGACGAACAACTCCAGTGGCTTTACTCTCCAACCTTAGATTTCCGGGGTCATTGGTGGGGTGTCGGTACCTGGAATGTGGGCTGCTGGCGATAGCTTTTCAGGTACATTACGTGGTCTGGCAAATCCCTGGTAGCGCTCATCAGGGTGGTGTGACGCCGATACTTGAAGGTACTACTAGAGGTAGTGCTACCTAGTAGTGGAGGGAGTCGCCATCCCTGTCACGGGCCAAGCCAATCGATTCCAGTCCACGTTTCTTCAACTCCGCGACGAATAAACCTCGTTGCTCCCGAACCAATTTGTCGCGGCTGGTCCAtctcgctcgtcgccgccgtacaCAAATCCTCACCTCCCTTCCTGGCTTGTTGCGCCGACTGTTATTGACGCGTGCCCGCAGCGGCCATGTCGTTCGCGTAACGGAATCGTTGACGACGTCCAGCAGCCTCAACGCCGCGCATCATGGCTGGGCTCCTTCTACTGCTGGCACTATGCGTGAGTTCAGCCAGACTATTCACAATTCTAGTATCGCTGGCTGACTTTTTCCCTGATACAGGCCGTCATGGCGCTGGCGTATGTCTAATAGCCTCATATCTGACGAGTTCCCGCCCACTAACGCTCCGCAGCTCgttcctcgccggcgcccttcCGCTGTCCATGACGCTATCGCAGTCTCAATTGCGCTTGATATCAAGTATCGGCGTTGGGGTCCTAGTCGGCACATCACTCATAGTGATCATCCCAGAGGGGAtcgaagcagcagcgagccaaGCATCGCCGCACGCTCACAAGGCCCGCGACCTCACGCGCAGGGCCCCTTGGAAATTCGCGATCGAGGAGCGAAGcgtcctcaacgccgcctcgagcgcgagcgcccACAATCTACGAGACGATTTACATGTAAAAGAAGCCTTGCGAGAGATCGTGGTCCCCGCTACGACACCACCGACCCCATCAAAGAGAGACGATGAGCCGTCGACAGAGAATCCTCCCCCGGCCCCGGAAACTCCCGGGCACGACAAAGAGAATCACAAAGATGGCGATCACGAGGAACACGAACAAGGCGTCGAGATACCCGGATTTGAGGTTGGCTTCTCCATGGTGCTGGGGTTCGTCCTCATGTTCCTCATTGATCGATTGCCGAGACACGCGACCGAGACTTTCCAGCCTGTACCACAGACGACGCATATGAGCTTGGACaacttgggcggcggcgacgccgcgacaGATGAAGAGTCTGACGGGTTTCTAGGgtcgttgacgccgacgccgagacgTGCGCGGGGTTTGGCAACGACAGTAGGACTGGTGATTCATGCGGCtgccgacggcatcgccatgggggcatcatcaacaacgtCCAATATGAAGCTGGGCTTCATCATCTTTATCGCCATCATGATCCACAAGGCCCCGGCTGCATTTGGACTAACATCAGTGCTTCTAAGACAAGGCCTATCCAAGAGAGCAGCGCGTGGCCATCTTATCATCTTCAGCTTGGCCGCCCCGGTGGGCGCCATCTCGACGTGGCTCCTCGTCACGATCCTGGGCGGAGATCACCTCGAAGGGGCCAAGGGGCAATGGTGGACCGGGATGTTACTTCTCTTTTCCGGCGGGACGTTTCTGTATGTTTCCCTGGTGAGGACCCTCAAGTGCTGAATACTGACGGGTCTCGACTTGCAGTTATGTCGCCATGCACGCCATGCAAGATGACGGCGCACCACCTGGCCACGATCACGCGCCAGGAGCCAACGGATACGCGGATGGGACGTCCAGCAACCAACGGAAGCCAAAAGGCCCGCAGATGCGCGACACGTTGGCCACCGTGGCGGGCATGTTTCTGCCCCTGCTCACGCAGTTTgggcaccatcaccactgATGGAGTTGCTCGCCGAATGGCAGAGGCAACGATGGACGAGATTATTATAGACTGGCGGAGTGCGCATGGCAGCCAAGCGCAAGTGTACGAAGGAAAAGCCCAAGCAGGCACCATGAGACAGACACTATAGACAAGCGCTGCTCAGGTTCAGTGCTCATCTAGGTGCATGCCTGCGTCGCATGTTGGCGAGTTTTGACCCAGGCGATCGTGACTGAAGCGTTTGCTCTGCAGGAAACGATgtgcaggcgcagcagcaaacGGCGTTTCGCATTCAGGCTCTGATCCCGCTACGGACCTACCTGTATCGATTACGGAGCACGTATCAAGCAAGCATGGGGTTAGTAAAGTAATCTCGCTGGTCGCAGCAGGCTCCGCGGGTCCCCTTCTCTCCATGCAGCCGGTTCAGCCACATCCTCCGGCAAAGGCGTTCGCATGAACTGATGCGGGCCGGACGGTTTGATGTTCTCGTAGATGCTGCTATTTTTTGCAACGAGAGCCGTTGATCTGACACGGGGCTGGCACGGGGAGCCGCgcttgctggctggccagcgCTTGAAGGAAATCTGAGACACTTGGGGAAGGGGGCTGCGCTTTGCTTTGGGCCAGGACGTTCGAAAATATTCCGCAAACTACGAGCCCGTCCGGAGGGAGCAGGGATCCGGGGGCCTGATTGATCGATAGTGTGTTCCGGATACAAATATCGAGTGCGAGTGCCCAGGTagagggcgacggcctcaGTGCACTGAGAGTACGCTGGGAAAAGCTGGGGGTTCGTTCCAGTGATTGCAGCCGTGCGGACTCCCGCTGTGTCAGCAGCTCGCTGTGACACCTGACAAGATCGAGCCTGGGCGTCGCGTCTAATGTCAGTAGTACCTAGATTCGCATTTACAAAGTATGTATCAAGTCTACAATAAGCGTTCTACTGCCTTATGGAGGATGGGGTAGGGTACGTGGCACATGGTCTTGAATTCGGCAACCACATtaaggcggtggcgggctgGGGGCGTTGGAGCTAATGAcagccgaggcgctggcaCGAGCCCCATAGCCCATCACTACCTCACGGCGCAACAATGCATCGGAGCCGAGCTGCAGGATTCGATAGTCGCCCATCAGAACATGCAAAGGCAAATGAGGTCGGGACAGGCCGGCTCGGCCCATGCTGCCGTTAAGGACTCGACGGCCGTTGGAGCAACCTCGTCATActcccacgccgcctcgcaTCTGGCCACAACCCACGGCGGGCTTCCGATAATGACCTATACTCAGTACTGTACCTTCGTATCATGCGCGACAATGGGCCGGGAGGCAGGCGGGCCTGACAGTAAGAGGGCAGCGCCTGCAGTGGGCGGTCGGTCCACGCAGGCGCGTGTCCACTGGTGCTCATTGGACACGCCCAACCCAGCCTTGCCcagccatgccgccgccgcgttcggCTCTCCCGCCGAGGCCCCATGTATGCCGGCGCTGGACGAACCGGCGGCTTCGTGTATGTGCTCCGTACTCACGGTATTAATAGGAAGTGCGCGGCAGGGGCGTCGCGTTGCGTGACGTTTTGCGGTCCCCTGGGCCCCGTCGTCTGCCGGCCTGTCGTGTCGCGTATCCGTCCAACCAGCGCCAGGCGATGGAAATGAGCGGGCATGTGCATGTATGTGAATGGACGGACGAGAGGAGAGTGACAGATAGGTagagagaaagagggagagggagaaggtGAGAAAGGGAGAGCAACGGGCCCTCCTCCCATGACTCGTCGTCTTGCAGCGAAGGGGGACTCGGGACTTTTTCCTCCCCCCGCCTCAGGCGCGGCCCGATGTAGTTGCTCggatggtgggtggtgccAGGGCGGTcgtgcagctcggcggccagcgcatCCACAGAGTTGCTCCAGCTAGGTCGGGCTCCAACAAGAGAACAGGACGCCGCCACGCGACCCCATAGATCGTCTCGCCGCGTCTCGTCCCACGACTGCTTCACGATACCTACCTGGACATGGACACTCCGCGGTGTCGGCCAAGTCTGGAGCTGGCTGCAGCTCTGGCCAGCCATGTAGTCCtcgaggggggggcgggtgACGCCCTTGTGGACGCGCAGTATCGTGTGCTGGATGCGGACAATCGTTACCTGGAAGGTACCGGTAGTTTAATTCTAGGTATAGTGGTGTCCCGCGgatgcccccctcccctgggTCGTGTCTCGCCTGGGCACGCAGGGGCCAATGGATGCGCCCCACCCGAGTGGCAGcccgaccccccccccctccccccccgacccaaggggggggggcgctggAGCACAGGGCTCGATGCGCTGTGCAGTTGATGGCGAGGGGTTCCTTCCGCCTGAtgagccgccgtcgccgcctccagcggGCTCGAGAGTGTGCCCGCAGTTGGAGATCCGCCACGGCTGGAGGGGCCGCGCCTGGAGCCGTCCGGCACCCGTGCCCTGTAGTAGGCTAGGTAGTAGCCACCGAAAGCTCCTCCATCAGGTGCCTGGGCGCGGGCAGGGCCTTGCCCGGGGGACGCGAGCAACCACTGCCAGAACTGCCTGGGCGCCTGCCTTGTATTCGTGCGTGCCGTGAGATGAAGTACCAAGTTAGTAAGTGGCCGGCacctgcgtgcgtgcatgcaggTTGCTCTGCCCCTTCTCCCTCGACGTTGCCGTTTCGCCCTCGCTACTAAGGTTCATACCTGCAAAGCGCCCGTTGCATCCAAACTGCCAACAGCTGCCGTCTCTGTCGGTCCCCTGAAGACGTGCACGCTTTTTCACCCGGCCTGGTccctcatcgtcttcctcacTGCCagcaaccaccaccagtgTTCCCCTCCGGGCCAGACTTGCTCCGCCGCTAGACACGCCCAAACCCATCCATCACTCTCGCtgccttcttcgcctcgcGTGTCCAGTGCGCTGCAATCCGGGTGCACCTGTCGGTCTTTACGCGTGCTGTGACGGCGGAAGTATCCAGGGGAATCGCCTTCTAGCGCGACCGCCTGTTCCAAAGGCCAATCTCTCCAGCATCTCATTCTTTTTCATCCTCCCGCTCATCCCTCCACCTctcgtccgtctccgcctccaccaccaccaccaccacatcccGCCCGGCTCCCATCCGCCAGGGAGTAAAAGCTCTGCAACTTGCACCGGTCTTGCTGCAGCGCATCAGGGAGGAGGGCATTTTTGAGGTCAGGCA is part of the Purpureocillium takamizusanense chromosome 7, complete sequence genome and encodes:
- a CDS encoding uncharacterized protein (SECRETED:SignalP(1-17~SECRETED:cutsite=VQA-AP~SECRETED:prob=0.8833)) — translated: MKFTNVAVVALAAAVQAAPEPMPTPKPDIFNDASTFVNGLVSDASTFVNGIGSSAGNIISDGKSIASDVASKGQSFLSSHAAEASSDIQRLTSEAGARVSSFHNFLSTATDAAARSSASAELSRISQTVAAATSSIGAAASSATRSGGAAATSSSTAAGALGPAPTAAVAMGALMGGAAFFANL
- a CDS encoding uncharacterized protein (EggNog:ENOG503P1SR), with the translated sequence MDGDPPFAKRRHILSSFNQDRPIEESARRNKEDANEGTHEHGVSPRTKRSPPSDPVPKDADGDPLRPRKTRLKLKKHRHRRRSRSRSDPPRLHDGESGDHTTGDRHRHRRRHHRRRRSPTPPNIHEAPPLDPEAAFRESLFDAMADDEAALYWESVYGQPLHIYSNERVGPQGELERMTEEEYAAHVRQKMFEKTHAGILEEQARREERRRQREQVERERRRTHDREDKRQRELHGEMERSLRRGRERRERKTWAGLWDRYTAAWATWDGDAKEVPWPVRDGERKSIDDDNVRTFLVHGLNLREVGESAFAAKLRDERVRWHPDKIQQRLGGRVDSEVMKDVTAIFQIIDRLWGEMRANKK
- a CDS encoding uncharacterized protein (SECRETED:SignalP(1-23~SECRETED:cutsite=AGA-LP~SECRETED:prob=0.3834)~EggNog:ENOG503NWZP~COG:U~TransMembrane:5 (n4-16c21/22o37-55i237-256o268-290i302-324o336-354i)); this translates as MAGLLLLLALCAVMALASFLAGALPLSMTLSQSQLRLISSIGVGVLVGTSLIVIIPEGIEAAASQASPHAHKARDLTRRAPWKFAIEERSVLNAASSASAHNLRDDLHVKEALREIVVPATTPPTPSKRDDEPSTENPPPAPETPGHDKENHKDGDHEEHEQGVEIPGFEVGFSMVLGFVLMFLIDRLPRHATETFQPVPQTTHMSLDNLGGGDAATDEESDGFLGSLTPTPRRARGLATTVGLVIHAAADGIAMGASSTTSNMKLGFIIFIAIMIHKAPAAFGLTSVLLRQGLSKRAARGHLIIFSLAAPVGAISTWLLVTILGGDHLEGAKGQWWTGMLLLFSGGTFLYVAMHAMQDDGAPPGHDHAPGANGYADGTSSNQRKPKGPQMRDTLATVAGMFLPLLTQFGHHHH
- a CDS encoding uncharacterized protein (EggNog:ENOG503NWZP~COG:U~TransMembrane:5 (n5-13c18/19o42-63i245-264o276-298i310-332o344-362i)), encoding MRRHGAGVCLIASYLTSSRPLTLRSSFLAGALPLSMTLSQSQLRLISSIGVGVLVGTSLIVIIPEGIEAAASQASPHAHKARDLTRRAPWKFAIEERSVLNAASSASAHNLRDDLHVKEALREIVVPATTPPTPSKRDDEPSTENPPPAPETPGHDKENHKDGDHEEHEQGVEIPGFEVGFSMVLGFVLMFLIDRLPRHATETFQPVPQTTHMSLDNLGGGDAATDEESDGFLGSLTPTPRRARGLATTVGLVIHAAADGIAMGASSTTSNMKLGFIIFIAIMIHKAPAAFGLTSVLLRQGLSKRAARGHLIIFSLAAPVGAISTWLLVTILGGDHLEGAKGQWWTGMLLLFSGGTFLYVAMHAMQDDGAPPGHDHAPGANGYADGTSSNQRKPKGPQMRDTLATVAGMFLPLLTQFGHHHH